A window of Caretta caretta isolate rCarCar2 chromosome 13, rCarCar1.hap1, whole genome shotgun sequence contains these coding sequences:
- the HCK gene encoding tyrosine-protein kinase HCK translates to MGCVKSKDARVHGKDFKADSSPNFLQPHYVKDPTSTNKKSNNASSTTQPHTADGSDDYIVLALYDYEAIHSEDLSFQKGDQLKVLEKSGEWWRAKALTGQEGYIPSNYVARVNSLETEEWFFKGVSRKDAERHLLAPGNMIGSFMIRDSETTRGSYSLSVRDFDSQNGDTVKHYKIRTLDSGGFYISPRNSFATLQDLVSHYQNQSDGLCQKLTFPCAAPKPQKPWEKDAWEIPRESLKLEKKLGAGQFGEVWMATYNKHTKVAVKTMKPGSMSVEAFLAEANLMKSLQHDKLVKLHAVVTKEEPIYIITEFMEKGSLLDFLKSDEGNKQPLPKLIDFSAQVAEGMAFIEQRNYIHRDLRAANILVSATLVCKIADFGLARIIEDNEYTAREGAKFPIKWTSPEAINFGSFTIKSDVWSFGILLMEIVTYGRTPYPGMSNPEVIRALERGYRMPRTENCPEELYDIMMRCWKTKPEDRPTFEYTQSVLEDFFTATESQYQHQP, encoded by the exons AGCAATAACGCCTCCAGCACGACTCAGCCCCACACAGCGGATG GCTCCGATGACTACATCGTCCTGGCCCTGTATGACTATGAAGCGATACACAGTGAAGACCTGAGCTTTCAAAAAGGAGACCAGCTGAAGGTCCTGGAGAA GTCAGGAGAGTGGTGGAGAGCAAAGGCGCTGACTGGGCAAGAAGGCTACATCCCTAGTAACTACGTTGCCCGGGTAAACTCCCTGGAGACAGAAGA GTGGTTTTTCAAAGGAGTCAGCCGGAAAGATGCAGAGCGTCATCTCCTCGCTCCGGGGAATATGATTGGGTCCTTCATGATCCGGGACAGCGAGACAACCCGAG GGAGCTATTCCTTGTCTGTGAGAGACTTTGATTCCCAAAATGGAGACACAGTGAAGCACTATAAGATCCGGACGTTGGACAGCGGTGGCTTCTACATCTCCCCTCGGAACAGCTTTGCCACGCTCCAGGATCTGGTCAGCCACTATCAGA ACCAAAGTGATGGGTTGTGCCAGAAGCTCACTTTCCCCTGTGCTGCGCCAAAGCCACAGAAACCCTGGGAGAAAGATGCCTGGGAAATCCCCCGGGAatccctgaagctggagaagaagCTGGGAGCTGGGCAATTTGGAGAAGTCTGGATGG CCACCTACAACAAACACACCAAAGTAGCGGTGAAGACCATGAAGCCAGGGAGCATGTCAGTGGAAGCTTTCCTGGCAGAAGCAAACCTAATGAAGAGCCTGCAGCATGACAAGCTGGTGAAGCTGCACGCGGTGGTGACCAAGGAAGAGCCTATCTACATCATCACTGAATTCATGGAGAAAG GCAGTTTGCTGGATTTCCTGAAAAGCGATGAAGGCAACAAGCAGCCTCTCCCGAAGCTGATTGATTTCTCTGCCCAG GTTGCGGAAGGAATGGCTTTCATCGAGCAGAGAAACTACATCCACAGGGACTTGAGAGCTGCCAATATCCTGGTGTCAGCCACCCTGGTGTGCAAGATTGCAGATTTTGGACTGGCCAGAATCATTGAGGATAACGAGTACACGGCCCGGGAAG GTGCCAAGTTTCCCATTAAATGGACTTCACCAGAAGCCATCAATTTTGGATCTTTCACCATAAAATCAGACGTCTGGTCCTTTGGAATCCTCCTGATGGAGATAGTTACCTATGGGCGGACCCCATACCCAG GGATGTCTAACCCAGAAGTGATCCGTGCCCTGGAGCGTGGATACCGAATGCCGCGCACAGAAAACTGCCCAGAAGAGCTGTATGACATAATGATGAGATGCTGGAAGACCAAACCAGAAGATCGTCCTACCTTTGAGTACACACAGAGTGTTCTGGAGGATTTCTTTACTGCAACAGAGAGCCAGTACCAGCATCAGCCTTAA